In Paenibacillus sp. 1781tsa1, one DNA window encodes the following:
- a CDS encoding nitroreductase family protein translates to MSEFENLVKNRRSAVIFEEGIEISESELQEMFALNKFAPSAFNLQHTHYLVIKDEEQKEKVYEASQQYKVKTASAVIVVLGDVNAHHHIRTINEGLLNLGALTPFQYEQESQSVTEFYESRGRFFQREDAIRNASLSAMQLMLIAQDRGWDTCPMIGFDSEELQRSLDIPDHYVPVMMITIGKKSEAKQRPRGYRKPINEYVSFNKMQAE, encoded by the coding sequence ATGAGTGAGTTCGAGAATCTAGTTAAAAACCGCAGGTCGGCCGTTATTTTTGAAGAAGGAATTGAGATTTCGGAGTCTGAACTGCAAGAGATGTTTGCCCTGAACAAATTTGCACCATCTGCCTTTAACCTGCAACATACCCACTATCTTGTGATCAAAGACGAGGAACAGAAAGAGAAAGTCTATGAAGCTTCCCAGCAATATAAAGTAAAAACAGCTTCTGCGGTCATCGTGGTTCTGGGTGATGTCAACGCACACCATCATATCCGCACCATTAACGAAGGCTTGCTGAATCTGGGCGCCCTCACTCCGTTCCAATATGAGCAAGAATCCCAAAGTGTCACCGAATTTTACGAATCTCGGGGCAGATTCTTCCAACGTGAAGATGCAATTCGCAATGCCAGCCTGTCTGCCATGCAATTGATGCTGATCGCTCAGGATCGCGGTTGGGACACTTGTCCAATGATTGGTTTTGACTCGGAAGAACTGCAACGGAGTTTGGATATCCCAGACCATTATGTACCTGTCATGATGATCACCATCGGCAAAAAGTCGGAAGCCAAACAGCGCCCACGCGGTTACCGTAAACCAATCAATGAATATGTTAGCTTCAACAAAATGCAAGCCGAATAA
- a CDS encoding iron-sulfur cluster biosynthesis family protein, whose product MYIQITDLAAKRLTESLNDQPGYFKVIYDLEGCGCNGVIAIIIVDELAALDAQIETNLVPFYVDPKQQLNLEQHMKLDTEENYPSFKLSSDSGVLSANVRVRDTRAVTVGSSSGTDACML is encoded by the coding sequence ATGTATATTCAAATTACAGACCTGGCTGCAAAACGATTGACGGAAAGCCTGAATGACCAACCTGGATACTTCAAAGTAATCTATGATCTGGAAGGTTGCGGATGTAACGGAGTTATTGCGATTATCATTGTTGATGAACTCGCGGCTCTTGACGCTCAGATCGAAACCAATCTGGTTCCGTTCTATGTTGATCCGAAGCAACAACTAAACCTCGAACAACACATGAAGCTGGATACAGAAGAAAATTATCCTTCTTTCAAATTAAGCAGTGACTCCGGTGTGCTCAGCGCTAACGTTCGCGTTCGTGACACCCGTGCAGTAACTGTGGGCAGCTCCAGTGGAACTGATGCCTGCATGTTGTAA
- a CDS encoding GyrI-like domain-containing protein has product MQMYIENLPSCHLAYVRQVGPYGPANAQAMNTLKQSADRNQLLHESATLLGIPQDDPTTTPPEKCRYDACIVITESERLEDDLIEIGELSGGDYLIYKVRHTAEDIQQAWRVIIPHLQTSGY; this is encoded by the coding sequence ATGCAAATGTATATTGAAAACCTCCCGTCATGTCACCTTGCCTATGTTCGACAAGTGGGGCCTTACGGTCCAGCCAATGCCCAAGCGATGAATACGCTGAAACAATCGGCAGACAGAAACCAACTGCTTCATGAATCAGCAACATTACTGGGTATTCCCCAAGATGACCCAACTACTACTCCGCCAGAAAAATGTAGATATGATGCCTGTATTGTTATCACTGAATCTGAACGTCTGGAAGATGATCTGATTGAGATTGGTGAGCTATCGGGCGGAGACTATCTCATCTATAAGGTGAGACATACGGCAGAAGATATTCAGCAGGCATGGCGTGTAATCATACCTCATTTACAAACAAGTGGTTATTAG
- a CDS encoding NAD(P)/FAD-dependent oxidoreductase: MTQETYDLIAIGTGSAASSVITRCAEAGWKIAVIDEREFGGTCALRGCDPKKVLAGAAELIDWNERMQGKGIQGQATINWSELMAFKRTFTESIPRASEDKFKQAGMDTFHGKASFVDEDHIQVGEEVLHGKHILIATGARPAPIQMEGSEHLVYSDDFLDLEQLPTRLVLIGGGYIAFEFAHIAARAGTEVHILHRSEQPLKSFDAELVESLLQKSKEIGIHVHLNAEVKSIRQEGNAYVVHGTRNGADHQWQCGLVVHGAGRIPNVDGLELEKGNVSYSKKGITVNEYLQSESNPRVYAAGDVTDTKGLPLTPLAGQESRAVSFNLLEGNQHKPNYKVMPSIVFTVPALGAVGMSTEQAEKEGYEVQVNDMSKWYTYKRTHEKFAMAKVVIDKSTGRILGAHVLGSKTEELINLFAMAIQFDLTIDQLNTMNFAYPTAASDLGSLV, encoded by the coding sequence ATGACTCAAGAAACTTATGACTTGATTGCGATTGGCACAGGAAGTGCGGCAAGTTCTGTCATCACCCGTTGCGCTGAAGCTGGCTGGAAAATCGCTGTGATTGATGAACGTGAGTTCGGCGGAACCTGTGCACTGCGCGGCTGTGATCCCAAGAAAGTGCTGGCCGGAGCCGCGGAGCTGATTGACTGGAATGAGCGTATGCAAGGGAAAGGAATTCAGGGACAGGCGACTATCAACTGGTCTGAACTTATGGCCTTTAAACGTACCTTTACCGAGAGCATCCCTAGAGCAAGCGAGGATAAATTCAAACAGGCAGGAATGGACACGTTCCATGGTAAAGCTTCATTCGTGGATGAAGACCATATTCAAGTTGGGGAAGAAGTGCTTCATGGCAAACACATCCTGATTGCTACTGGTGCACGGCCTGCGCCCATTCAGATGGAGGGTTCAGAGCATCTCGTATATAGTGATGATTTTCTGGATCTGGAACAGCTGCCGACTCGATTAGTGCTGATAGGCGGTGGATATATTGCATTTGAGTTTGCGCATATTGCGGCCAGAGCCGGGACGGAGGTCCACATCCTGCATCGGAGTGAACAGCCGCTGAAATCATTTGATGCGGAGCTGGTTGAATCTTTATTGCAAAAATCGAAAGAGATCGGCATTCATGTTCACTTGAACGCAGAGGTGAAGTCCATACGGCAAGAGGGAAACGCCTATGTCGTTCATGGCACGCGCAATGGTGCAGATCACCAGTGGCAGTGCGGACTTGTCGTTCATGGAGCCGGGCGTATTCCTAATGTGGATGGGCTGGAATTGGAGAAAGGCAACGTCAGCTACAGCAAAAAGGGTATTACGGTGAACGAGTACTTGCAAAGTGAAAGTAATCCGAGAGTGTATGCTGCTGGAGATGTAACCGATACGAAAGGGTTGCCTTTGACCCCGTTAGCAGGTCAGGAATCCCGGGCTGTATCGTTCAATTTGTTGGAGGGAAATCAACACAAACCAAATTATAAAGTGATGCCTTCCATTGTGTTTACTGTCCCAGCACTTGGAGCTGTAGGGATGAGCACGGAACAAGCCGAAAAAGAAGGCTACGAGGTGCAGGTAAATGATATGTCGAAGTGGTATACTTACAAGAGAACTCATGAAAAATTTGCCATGGCCAAAGTGGTGATCGACAAATCAACCGGTCGCATTCTGGGCGCGCATGTGCTCGGGAGCAAGACGGAAGAATTGATTAACCTTTTTGCAATGGCGATTCAGTTCGATCTGACTATCGATCAGTTAAACACCATGAATTTTGCATATCCTACTGCTGCATCGGACCTGGGTTCTCTAGTGTAG
- a CDS encoding ABC transporter ATP-binding protein, translating into MIQFENVSKQYPDGTTALRQVNLNINKGELFVMIGPSGCGKTTMLKMINRLIERTDGAVLINERSIDEYNIHELRWNIGYVLQQIALFPHMTIAENIAVVPELRKWKSDQIKQRVHTLLDMVGLHGDTYSERKPAELSGGQQQRIGVLRALAADPEIVLMDEPFSALDPMSREKLQDDILDIQRQMKKTIVFVTHDIQEAMKLGDRICIMKDGEVLQVGTPEELIQNPANDFVREFVGSPNGDTNSQPVFDLESIMSPLSPGHVPKSAKTAVPVSTTLPELVEIMSSHDHLLVERNRQIIGEINRADLMKYWSGQLQERGEGHE; encoded by the coding sequence ATGATTCAGTTCGAAAATGTATCAAAACAATATCCTGATGGAACTACGGCTTTGCGTCAGGTTAACCTCAACATTAACAAGGGAGAATTGTTTGTCATGATTGGTCCGAGTGGATGTGGCAAAACCACCATGCTCAAAATGATCAATCGCCTGATTGAGCGAACAGATGGAGCAGTGCTCATTAATGAACGCTCAATTGATGAATACAACATTCACGAATTGCGCTGGAATATCGGATATGTGTTGCAACAGATTGCACTTTTTCCGCATATGACGATTGCTGAAAATATTGCGGTTGTTCCTGAACTGCGAAAATGGAAGTCAGATCAGATCAAGCAGCGCGTACATACGTTGCTGGACATGGTTGGTTTGCACGGAGATACGTACAGTGAGCGCAAACCTGCCGAACTATCAGGTGGACAACAGCAGAGAATTGGTGTGTTGCGTGCACTCGCTGCCGATCCCGAAATTGTATTGATGGATGAACCATTCAGTGCACTCGATCCGATGAGCAGGGAGAAATTGCAGGACGATATTCTGGATATCCAGCGTCAGATGAAAAAAACAATTGTGTTTGTCACCCATGATATTCAGGAAGCGATGAAGCTGGGCGATCGCATCTGCATTATGAAGGATGGAGAAGTATTGCAGGTAGGTACCCCGGAAGAGCTGATCCAGAATCCAGCTAATGATTTCGTACGTGAGTTTGTCGGAAGTCCTAATGGGGACACGAATTCACAACCCGTATTTGATCTTGAATCGATCATGTCACCACTTTCCCCTGGTCATGTGCCCAAATCGGCCAAAACTGCCGTTCCCGTATCTACTACGCTACCGGAGTTGGTTGAGATTATGAGTTCTCACGACCATTTGCTGGTTGAACGCAACCGACAGATTATTGGCGAGATCAATCGGGCCGATCTGATGAAATACTGGTCTGGTCAGTTACAGGAACGAGGTGAAGGACATGAGTAG
- a CDS encoding aminopeptidase: MSQFEQTFEKSLEQYAELVVKVGVNIQKGQDLLVTAPIETLEFTRLIVQKAYAAGAKYVQVEFDDDNITRSRFEHGSDDSFDYYPAWKGDMMEKFAEAGGATLTIKVPDPDLYNGINSDNVSRATKAAAQARKGYAKYTRNHEISWCLIKAPTKAWANKVFADIPEEDRINVMWETIFKMNRVDGGDAVQNWREHLDTLNSMSDLLNQKNYKSLHYRAPGTDLKIELVHNHIWGGGGSENKQGVYTVANMPTEEVFTMPKRSGVNGYVSSTMPLNLNGQLVDQMRITFKDGQVVAFTAASGEEHLKNLFATDEGARYLGEVALVPHDSPISNLNRIFYNTGIDENASCHLAVGSAYPFNMKDGTTMSNEELLKHECNVSLTHVDFMIGSAELDIDGELQDGTIEPVFRKGNWAF; the protein is encoded by the coding sequence ATGAGTCAATTTGAACAAACCTTTGAAAAGTCATTGGAACAATACGCAGAACTGGTTGTCAAAGTCGGCGTAAATATTCAAAAAGGACAGGATCTGCTCGTCACTGCACCCATCGAAACACTTGAATTCACTCGCTTGATTGTTCAAAAAGCGTATGCAGCCGGAGCGAAGTATGTGCAAGTGGAATTCGATGACGACAACATTACCCGCAGTCGCTTCGAGCATGGCTCGGATGACAGCTTCGATTATTATCCAGCCTGGAAAGGCGACATGATGGAGAAGTTCGCCGAAGCTGGCGGAGCAACGTTGACGATCAAAGTACCTGACCCGGATCTGTACAATGGGATTAATTCGGACAACGTCTCCCGTGCGACTAAGGCTGCTGCTCAAGCACGTAAAGGATATGCCAAATACACACGTAATCATGAAATTAGCTGGTGTTTGATCAAAGCACCGACCAAGGCTTGGGCGAACAAAGTGTTTGCCGACATCCCGGAAGAAGACCGAATCAACGTGATGTGGGAAACCATTTTCAAAATGAACCGTGTTGATGGTGGAGACGCCGTACAAAATTGGAGAGAGCATCTGGATACTCTGAATAGCATGAGTGATCTCCTGAACCAAAAGAACTATAAGAGCCTGCATTACCGTGCGCCAGGCACAGACCTGAAAATTGAGCTAGTCCATAACCATATCTGGGGCGGTGGCGGCAGCGAAAATAAACAAGGCGTATATACGGTCGCCAATATGCCGACTGAAGAAGTATTCACCATGCCTAAGCGCAGTGGGGTGAACGGTTATGTTAGCAGCACCATGCCTCTGAACCTGAACGGGCAGCTGGTTGACCAGATGAGAATCACCTTCAAGGACGGACAAGTTGTTGCCTTTACGGCAGCATCAGGCGAAGAGCATCTGAAGAACCTGTTTGCCACCGATGAAGGAGCACGTTACCTGGGTGAAGTGGCACTCGTGCCTCATGACTCCCCGATCTCCAACTTGAATCGTATTTTCTATAATACGGGGATTGATGAAAATGCATCTTGCCATTTGGCTGTTGGAAGTGCGTATCCATTCAACATGAAAGATGGCACAACGATGTCTAACGAAGAGTTGCTGAAGCATGAGTGCAATGTGAGCCTGACTCACGTCGATTTCATGATCGGTTCCGCAGAGCTGGATATCGATGGTGAGTTACAGGATGGTACAATCGAGCCGGTATTCCGTAAAGGCAACTGGGCATTTTAA
- a CDS encoding leucine-rich repeat domain-containing protein encodes MDITYAFTDKRFRQVVLDRFCNERGFIQESDVCEVETLQLSNHDIRNLDGIEYFKGLQELDCAYNQLTGLDLAQNHMLRTLRCRENQLLTLDLHSNSELQVLDCSFNRLRKLDLSHNSKLVTLECHWNMLSELALERLEQLEELSCSYNALFTLELEHNIHLRRLDCANNYMLELDVTGCPNLIELRCNHNHIKKLDIHSNLVLESVRCFNNHISELDIRHNVQLRELYCSENKLTELDYSANPKLERLQYADNLIFESNHEVQGMGVFQYDASMSNYRIRLHIQDKELAVTAQVSTKTEMEALSPYMEAMWKRWDMLGEQALKTIAEAHPDEDINELILADVEFQGDQYLRLGYDAGHTPAGRLYIYAEFDDEFHMLDTLIYETY; translated from the coding sequence ATGGATATCACCTATGCCTTCACGGATAAACGGTTCAGGCAAGTTGTGTTGGATCGTTTTTGTAATGAGAGGGGGTTCATTCAGGAGAGTGACGTTTGTGAGGTTGAGACATTGCAACTTTCTAATCACGATATTCGTAATCTGGATGGAATCGAGTATTTCAAGGGTCTTCAAGAGTTGGATTGTGCCTATAATCAATTGACGGGTCTGGATCTTGCTCAGAATCACATGCTCAGGACGTTACGTTGCAGAGAGAATCAACTTCTTACTCTGGACCTCCATTCCAATTCAGAATTGCAGGTGCTCGATTGCAGCTTTAATCGACTTCGCAAATTGGATCTTTCTCATAATTCCAAACTTGTCACGCTGGAGTGCCATTGGAATATGTTGTCGGAGCTAGCTTTGGAGCGCCTTGAACAGTTGGAGGAACTGAGTTGCAGTTATAATGCTCTTTTCACTCTTGAGCTTGAACACAATATACACCTGCGGCGACTTGATTGCGCCAACAATTACATGTTGGAACTTGATGTAACCGGTTGTCCAAACTTGATTGAGCTTCGTTGTAACCACAACCACATAAAAAAGTTGGATATTCATTCGAATTTGGTTTTGGAAAGTGTCCGTTGTTTTAACAACCATATCAGTGAGCTGGATATTCGCCATAACGTGCAACTAAGAGAGCTGTACTGTTCCGAGAACAAATTAACCGAGTTGGATTATAGCGCTAATCCCAAGTTGGAGAGACTGCAATATGCAGACAATCTGATTTTTGAATCCAATCATGAAGTTCAGGGGATGGGTGTGTTTCAGTATGACGCATCGATGTCCAACTATCGGATTCGCTTACATATTCAGGATAAAGAACTGGCAGTCACTGCACAGGTTTCAACCAAGACAGAGATGGAAGCCTTATCCCCATATATGGAAGCGATGTGGAAACGGTGGGACATGCTTGGTGAGCAGGCACTTAAAACCATTGCCGAGGCTCATCCGGACGAAGATATCAATGAATTAATTTTGGCTGATGTAGAATTTCAGGGAGATCAATATCTTCGATTGGGTTATGATGCGGGGCATACACCTGCTGGTCGACTGTACATATATGCGGAGTTTGACGATGAGTTTCACATGTTGGATACGTTGATCTATGAAACGTATTAA
- a CDS encoding ergot alkaloid biosynthesis protein: MNNDKPVTLITGANGKTGSRVAAILQKQQYPVRLAGRTKASLSGSGDNYVYFDWYDSETYAQALKNVNQVYLVVPVMDMNPEGVMIPFIKEALWSGVKRFVLLGSASIDENGPIFGKVHQYLKAHAPEWAVLQPSYFMENFTEGPHRETMKQLDKIYSAAGDGKIGFVSADDIATVAFRALTDVIPHNTEHVITGPETLSYGQVSNIISRLMGQSIQHESLSDDELRNSMIQAGMPEDYATALAGLDIAIREEGLEDQVTDTVLRLTGDDPISFEQFVQNHMEVWK, translated from the coding sequence ATGAATAATGATAAACCGGTGACACTGATTACAGGGGCTAATGGAAAGACAGGAAGCCGAGTTGCGGCTATACTTCAAAAGCAACAATATCCGGTGCGCTTGGCAGGAAGAACTAAAGCATCTCTTTCTGGTTCTGGTGATAACTATGTCTATTTCGATTGGTATGATTCCGAGACGTATGCTCAGGCATTGAAAAATGTGAACCAGGTGTACCTTGTCGTGCCAGTCATGGACATGAATCCAGAAGGCGTCATGATTCCGTTCATCAAGGAAGCATTGTGGAGCGGCGTTAAGCGATTTGTCTTGCTCGGCAGTGCTTCGATCGATGAGAATGGTCCTATATTTGGCAAAGTACATCAGTATTTAAAAGCGCATGCTCCCGAGTGGGCTGTTCTCCAACCATCTTATTTTATGGAGAATTTTACGGAGGGACCACATCGGGAGACAATGAAGCAACTCGATAAAATCTACAGTGCTGCGGGTGACGGGAAAATTGGATTTGTCAGCGCAGATGATATTGCGACTGTTGCCTTCCGAGCCCTGACAGATGTTATTCCTCATAATACAGAGCATGTGATTACAGGGCCGGAGACGTTATCCTATGGGCAGGTTTCCAACATCATTAGTCGTTTAATGGGTCAATCCATCCAGCATGAATCTTTGTCCGATGATGAATTGAGGAACAGCATGATTCAAGCCGGGATGCCCGAAGACTATGCAACAGCTCTGGCAGGATTGGATATTGCCATCCGTGAAGAAGGCCTAGAAGATCAAGTAACGGATACCGTGCTGAGATTGACGGGGGATGACCCGATTTCGTTTGAGCAATTTGTTCAAAATCATATGGAAGTATGGAAATAA
- the opuFB gene encoding osmoprotectant update ABC transporter permease/substrate-binding subunit OpuFB (The ABC transporter OpuF is widely distributed in Bacillus species other than B. subtilis. OpuFA is the ATP-binding subunit, while OpuFB is a fusion of permease and substrate-binding subunits.) — protein MSRFTEVFSERKGQLLSALLEHIQISFIALFFAVLIAIPLGIYLTRKPRVAEPIIGVTAVLQTIPSLALLGLLIPLFGIGTLPAIIALVVYALLPVLRNTYTGISEVDPSMVEAANAMGMNSRQRLIKVELPLAMPVIMAGIRTAMVLIVGTATLAALIGAGGLGALILLGIDRNDTALIILGAIPAALLAILFDVLLRQFQRLSFKKTLVTLGSLALIAILVITIPFLARGGQKDLVIAGKLGAEPEILINMYKLLIEKETDLTVELKPGLGKTPFLFNALNSGDIDIYPEFTGTAISEFMKETAVSTDRTEVYEQARDGMLSQFNMVLLKPMDYNNTYTLAVPQSIADQYNLKTISDLKPVEQQMKAGFTLEFSDREDGYLGIQKKYGIEFPNVATMEPKLRYGAVQRGDINLVDAYSTDSELRQYELVVLEDDQELFPPYQGAPMLRQETADQYPQLVEVLNQLAGKITDDEMRQMNYDVNVDGANPEQVATEYLKQAGLL, from the coding sequence ATGAGTAGATTCACGGAGGTGTTCAGCGAGCGTAAAGGCCAGTTGTTGTCTGCTCTGCTGGAACATATTCAGATCTCTTTTATCGCATTGTTCTTCGCTGTTCTCATCGCTATTCCGCTTGGTATATACCTTACACGGAAACCAAGAGTGGCTGAACCAATTATCGGGGTTACGGCAGTGTTGCAGACTATCCCATCCCTGGCACTTCTCGGATTACTCATCCCATTGTTTGGTATAGGAACACTTCCTGCAATTATCGCTCTGGTGGTGTATGCGCTGCTTCCTGTACTCCGCAATACGTACACAGGCATATCCGAAGTTGATCCTTCCATGGTCGAAGCGGCGAATGCGATGGGTATGAATAGTCGGCAACGTCTAATCAAAGTAGAACTGCCACTGGCGATGCCTGTGATTATGGCCGGAATTCGGACTGCTATGGTCCTGATTGTAGGAACGGCCACCCTTGCTGCCTTGATCGGCGCAGGAGGCTTGGGTGCATTAATCTTGCTGGGCATTGATCGCAATGATACGGCACTGATCATCCTTGGAGCCATTCCGGCTGCCTTGCTGGCTATTTTGTTTGATGTATTACTGCGTCAGTTCCAGCGGTTATCCTTCAAGAAAACCCTGGTTACCCTTGGTTCGCTGGCTCTAATCGCAATACTTGTGATTACCATTCCCTTCTTGGCACGTGGAGGGCAGAAGGATCTCGTAATTGCTGGCAAACTGGGAGCTGAACCGGAGATTCTGATTAACATGTACAAATTGTTGATTGAAAAAGAGACGGACCTGACCGTTGAACTTAAACCCGGATTAGGCAAAACGCCATTCCTTTTCAATGCACTCAACTCAGGTGATATTGACATCTATCCCGAATTCACCGGTACAGCGATCTCCGAATTCATGAAGGAGACGGCAGTCAGCACCGATCGGACAGAGGTGTACGAACAGGCCAGAGATGGAATGCTGAGCCAGTTTAACATGGTACTTCTGAAACCTATGGATTACAACAACACGTATACGTTGGCCGTTCCACAGAGCATCGCAGACCAATACAATCTCAAGACTATTTCGGATCTCAAACCGGTTGAACAGCAGATGAAGGCAGGATTCACGCTGGAATTCTCGGATCGGGAAGACGGTTACCTTGGTATTCAGAAGAAGTATGGGATTGAATTCCCGAACGTTGCAACAATGGAACCGAAGCTTCGCTATGGGGCTGTTCAACGAGGCGATATCAATCTCGTAGATGCTTACTCCACCGATAGTGAGTTGAGACAATATGAACTCGTTGTGCTGGAAGATGATCAGGAATTGTTCCCGCCGTATCAAGGTGCGCCGATGCTTCGTCAAGAAACGGCAGATCAATATCCACAACTGGTTGAGGTGCTGAATCAGCTTGCTGGAAAGATAACGGATGACGAGATGCGTCAGATGAACTATGACGTGAACGTGGATGGAGCGAATCCCGAGCAGGTGGCAACGGAGTACCTTAAACAGGCTGGATTGCTCTAA
- a CDS encoding D-alanyl-D-alanine carboxypeptidase family protein, producing MKPFTRKSIISTILIGSVVAGSAFTTFPITSNLNPVASAASSSFTQFLHDNAPGRTIKTIKNVATVTNVSSTVVLVNKKRNLPSTYAPQDLVVPNIPFSFSGSSPKKQMRKVAATAIEKLFAAAKKDGIDIKAVSGYRSYATQKSIFDRNASIKGEAVANKTSARPGQSEHQTGLAMDISSASAGYDLQQSFGNTKEGKWLKANAHKYGFIIRYSKDQEKLTGYSYEPWHVRYVGVYIAGEITNQKLTLEQYLERAK from the coding sequence ATGAAACCTTTTACTCGTAAATCCATCATATCTACAATTCTCATAGGCTCTGTTGTAGCAGGTTCTGCTTTTACTACGTTTCCCATCACTTCAAACCTGAATCCCGTCGCGTCTGCTGCAAGCTCCAGCTTCACTCAATTTCTGCATGATAATGCACCTGGTCGTACGATCAAAACGATTAAAAATGTGGCAACCGTGACCAATGTGTCCAGTACAGTTGTACTTGTCAATAAAAAGAGAAATCTGCCTTCGACTTACGCACCTCAAGATTTGGTTGTACCTAATATTCCTTTTAGCTTCTCAGGCTCAAGTCCGAAGAAACAAATGCGTAAAGTGGCTGCAACCGCTATTGAAAAATTATTTGCTGCAGCCAAAAAAGACGGCATTGATATCAAAGCCGTGTCTGGTTATCGCTCTTATGCAACTCAGAAATCGATCTTTGACCGGAATGCCAGCATCAAAGGTGAAGCTGTTGCCAATAAAACAAGTGCTCGTCCAGGACAAAGCGAACATCAAACGGGTCTTGCAATGGATATCTCCAGCGCTTCCGCCGGTTATGATCTTCAGCAAAGCTTCGGCAACACCAAAGAAGGCAAATGGCTAAAAGCCAATGCCCACAAATACGGATTCATCATTCGTTATAGCAAAGACCAGGAGAAATTAACTGGTTATTCCTATGAGCCATGGCATGTACGTTATGTGGGAGTATATATTGCTGGTGAAATTACCAATCAGAAACTTACACTGGAGCAATATTTGGAACGAGCCAAATAA
- a CDS encoding TetR/AcrR family transcriptional regulator — translation MGRAKEFDTETVLRKATSVFGAYGYEGTSLSLLLSELGIARQSLYDTYGTKHDLFVSALKFYIQQKTEAGIRLLSECTSVRQGMAQLFNEVVNVLTDDERRNECFIINSAVEQAPQNHEIAAFIQTTNQQMEDVFHTALLRGRRNGELKHTEEELPGLARFLNYSRLSLTFTAKSGASAEALRDFVQMTLRAMD, via the coding sequence TTGGGAAGAGCCAAGGAATTTGACACGGAAACTGTTTTAAGAAAAGCAACGTCTGTATTTGGAGCGTACGGTTATGAAGGTACATCTTTGAGCTTACTGCTGAGTGAACTTGGCATTGCGCGGCAAAGCCTGTATGACACATATGGAACGAAACATGATTTATTTGTTTCAGCGCTTAAATTCTATATTCAACAGAAGACAGAGGCGGGCATCAGACTATTAAGTGAATGCACAAGTGTGAGGCAAGGCATGGCACAGTTGTTCAACGAAGTGGTTAACGTGCTCACAGACGATGAACGTCGTAATGAATGTTTCATCATTAATAGCGCGGTGGAGCAGGCACCACAAAATCACGAAATCGCAGCTTTTATTCAAACCACTAACCAACAGATGGAAGATGTCTTTCATACTGCGTTGCTACGAGGCCGGAGGAATGGCGAATTGAAGCATACAGAGGAAGAATTGCCTGGTCTTGCCCGTTTTCTGAATTATTCCCGACTTTCATTGACCTTCACGGCGAAGAGCGGTGCAAGTGCCGAAGCGCTGCGAGATTTTGTACAAATGACCTTAAGGGCTATGGATTAA